One Glaciihabitans arcticus DNA window includes the following coding sequences:
- a CDS encoding inositol monophosphatase family protein produces MSFDDLLRIARDTALAGGELAARRRREGVSVAASKSSPVDIVTEADRETEALIRALLADARPDDGFYGEESDASESASGLTWIVDPIDGTVNFLYGFPHYAVSIAVVEGGPDPLVWRALAACVFNPATGEVYTATEGGGAYLGDAAAVTPARLAVAPPVPIGQALVGTGFAYDSDMRGVQGALVASLLPQVRDIRRMGTASLDLCAVAAGRLNAYFERTLSPWDHAAGALIAREAGATVKGLRDAAPSRDFILAAEPELARVLEARLVELGV; encoded by the coding sequence ATGTCCTTCGACGATCTGCTCCGGATAGCGCGCGACACAGCCCTGGCCGGGGGCGAACTGGCCGCTCGACGCCGCAGGGAGGGTGTCTCGGTTGCGGCCTCGAAGTCAAGCCCGGTCGACATCGTCACGGAGGCGGACCGGGAGACCGAGGCGCTCATCCGCGCGCTGCTCGCCGATGCGCGGCCGGACGACGGCTTCTACGGCGAGGAGAGCGACGCGAGCGAGAGCGCAAGCGGGCTCACCTGGATCGTCGATCCAATCGACGGCACGGTGAACTTCTTGTACGGGTTTCCGCACTACGCGGTAAGCATCGCTGTTGTCGAGGGCGGACCGGACCCGCTCGTCTGGCGTGCGCTCGCCGCATGCGTATTCAACCCGGCGACCGGAGAGGTGTACACCGCGACCGAGGGCGGTGGCGCATACCTCGGGGATGCCGCGGCCGTCACGCCCGCCCGGCTCGCCGTCGCCCCGCCCGTACCGATCGGACAGGCGCTGGTCGGCACCGGTTTCGCCTACGACTCGGATATGCGTGGAGTGCAGGGTGCGCTCGTCGCGAGCCTGCTGCCTCAGGTGCGGGATATCCGTCGTATGGGCACCGCATCCCTCGACCTGTGCGCTGTCGCGGCGGGGCGCCTCAACGCCTACTTCGAGCGCACGTTGAGCCCGTGGGATCATGCGGCCGGCGCCCTGATCGCCCGTGAGGCGGGTGCGACAGTCAAGGGGCTTCGGGATGCCGCTCCCAGCCGCGACTTCATCCTCGCCGCCGAGCCGGAGTTGGCGCGTGTGCTCGAGGCACGCCTGGTCGAGCTCGGCGTCTGA
- a CDS encoding M23 family metallopeptidase, with protein sequence MTDPSTEQPLTRRQRRELEAAGLSAPSPSSAAVRPPIDASHPFEQFFTVNASERTGSEPTVAAVQHSRVEHAVPIDAAASSVASDPASLGSAVVPALPSPSTTHAESVELPPFVATAYPKRTGGPVRKRRLTAREKSRLRAAAARSPRSALVSSRLFSMVAMLFAGALLVGVSVPANAIMGPVADPEALAETEFVPGQALAVSSDVVAAAASPKRELPTVTSYAEQLRERYGNRSYTYKATTGAIRWPFAYAVPITDGYGERVAPCRGCSTFHQGVDFTPGDGTPITAIAAGTVVFTEVTNSGIGNQVRIEHLIGNSKITSVYAGMQMNSSPMKVGDLVKVGDFVGLVGATGVATGPHLHFELMVSEIKVDPFAWLTKNATNAG encoded by the coding sequence GTGACCGATCCTTCGACCGAGCAGCCTCTCACTCGCCGCCAGCGCCGCGAGCTCGAGGCGGCTGGATTGTCGGCCCCGTCTCCGTCATCCGCGGCGGTTCGCCCGCCGATTGATGCTTCCCACCCGTTCGAGCAGTTCTTCACCGTGAATGCGTCGGAGCGCACCGGTAGCGAACCCACTGTCGCTGCCGTGCAGCACTCGCGGGTCGAGCACGCCGTGCCGATCGACGCGGCCGCTTCTTCGGTCGCATCCGACCCAGCGAGTCTGGGCTCCGCAGTCGTCCCGGCTCTTCCCTCGCCATCGACCACGCACGCGGAGAGCGTGGAGTTACCGCCCTTCGTCGCCACCGCTTACCCGAAGCGCACAGGCGGCCCCGTTCGTAAGCGACGGCTGACCGCGCGCGAGAAGTCCCGTCTTCGGGCTGCCGCGGCACGCTCGCCTCGGTCGGCTCTTGTCTCCTCCCGCCTTTTCTCCATGGTCGCCATGCTGTTCGCGGGCGCCCTGTTGGTTGGTGTCTCGGTGCCGGCGAATGCGATCATGGGGCCGGTCGCCGATCCGGAGGCTCTCGCGGAGACTGAGTTCGTGCCCGGCCAGGCACTGGCCGTCTCCAGTGACGTGGTCGCAGCGGCGGCATCTCCAAAACGGGAACTGCCGACAGTCACCTCCTACGCTGAGCAGTTGCGGGAGCGCTACGGCAATCGCAGCTACACCTACAAGGCGACGACGGGTGCGATCCGTTGGCCATTCGCGTACGCGGTGCCGATTACGGACGGGTACGGCGAGCGGGTGGCCCCGTGCCGTGGGTGTTCGACCTTCCACCAGGGTGTCGATTTCACTCCCGGTGATGGTACGCCGATCACCGCCATCGCTGCGGGTACCGTCGTCTTCACGGAGGTGACGAACAGTGGAATCGGCAACCAGGTGCGTATCGAGCACCTGATCGGCAATTCCAAGATCACGAGCGTCTACGCGGGGATGCAGATGAACTCGAGTCCAATGAAGGTCGGTGATCTCGTCAAGGTCGGCGATTTCGTCGGTCTCGTCGGTGCGACCGGCGTAGCCACAGGCCCTCATCTGCACTTCGAACTCATGGTCAGCGAGATCAAGGTCGACCCCTTCGCCTGGCTGACCAAGAACGCCACCAACGCGGGTTGA